A single region of the Candidatus Buchananbacteria bacterium CG10_big_fil_rev_8_21_14_0_10_42_9 genome encodes:
- the pseB gene encoding UDP-N-acetylglucosamine 4,6-dehydratase (inverting) yields MLDGKTILITGGTGSFGRNFVKHILANYNPKKVIVFSRDELKQSQMRHKLSDARVRYFIGDIRDLSRLQRAFHGVDVIIHAAALKQIDALEYNPFEAINTNILGTKNVIEAAIDQRVKKVVFVSTDKAAQPVNLYGATKLCAEKLIIDANTYSPTTTHFSCVRYGNVLGSRGSIVEVLLRGKKDGTVQSIKITDERMTRFWITLDQAFALVMFALEHMAGGEIFVPRIPSMKIVDLFDAIVPELKREIMGIRPGEKLHEVLLTSDEARHAYGLEEYFVILPESREIFDIEERFKKFIGQGQALPNDFSFASDKNEEWITKESLKTIIDSLDI; encoded by the coding sequence ATGTTAGATGGTAAAACTATTTTAATAACTGGAGGAACCGGTTCTTTTGGCAGAAATTTTGTTAAGCACATCTTGGCTAATTATAATCCAAAGAAAGTAATTGTTTTCAGCCGGGACGAGCTTAAACAATCCCAGATGCGGCATAAATTAAGCGATGCTCGGGTGCGGTATTTTATTGGCGATATCCGAGATTTATCCCGTTTGCAAAGAGCCTTCCATGGGGTGGATGTAATTATTCACGCGGCAGCATTAAAGCAAATTGATGCTCTTGAATATAATCCCTTTGAAGCAATTAATACAAATATCTTGGGCACCAAAAATGTAATTGAAGCAGCGATTGACCAGAGGGTCAAAAAAGTTGTTTTTGTTTCAACCGATAAAGCGGCTCAACCGGTTAATTTATATGGCGCAACTAAACTTTGCGCCGAAAAGTTAATTATCGACGCTAATACCTACTCGCCTACGACTACTCATTTTAGCTGTGTGCGATACGGAAATGTTCTAGGCAGCCGAGGCAGTATAGTTGAAGTTTTGCTTAGAGGTAAGAAAGACGGCACAGTACAAAGCATAAAGATTACCGACGAGAGAATGACACGATTTTGGATTACCCTTGACCAAGCCTTTGCTTTAGTTATGTTTGCCTTAGAACATATGGCCGGAGGAGAAATTTTTGTGCCCCGTATCCCAAGCATGAAGATTGTTGATTTATTTGATGCGATTGTCCCGGAGCTTAAGCGAGAAATAATGGGTATCCGTCCCGGCGAAAAATTGCATGAGGTTTTGTTAACAAGCGACGAAGCTCGGCATGCGTATGGACTGGAAGAATACTTTGTAATCCTACCTGAAAGCCGAGAGATCTTTGATATTGAAGAGCGCTTCAAGAAGTTTATTGGCCAAGGGCAAGCCCTGCCTAATGATTTTAGTTTTGCCAGCGACAAGAATGAAGAGTGGATTACTAAAGAAAGCCTAAAAACTATTATAGACAGTTTAGATATATGA